GGACTGATTCAGAGGGGTTGGCAGTTCAGACAGGCAGTATGGGGAAGAACTGGAGCTTGGAGTTCCCACTCTGGGACTAGGTGTTTGCACAGTCAGCAATAAATGTGTCACATCAAATCCTAAATATACCACTACAAAGAGAGTTACCACCACTCAGTGTCATTTCCTGACGCCGTCCAGCAGGGGGTTTAGGTAGTAGAAAGTGCAAGGAAGTACTGAGATAGAGGTGGGGAAGACTGATGTCTGGAGACAAACCCGAAATGAGATGAGGACTGAAAAATCATCTTTATTACTCTTGAAAGGGAGTTGGGAGTCTccagcttctccttcccccagcaCAACTGTAGCTCTCACCATATCCATTTGGGGCACAGATGAAGCCACAGGTCAGTTACTGGACAGCTCACAGGCCtctggtgggaggagggagaaaagaagagaatggaaaggaaggaactCCAGGGAAAAAAGCAAGGTTGGTGATGGTGGGGTAGAGGAGAATGCATTTCTGCTCTTCCCCACATCAAAGAAGGGGTCTCTGAGGTCTTTTTCCCTGtgtctgacccccccccccctccttttatCCACCACAAACTCAGGAACCTCTCTTTTGAGTAGCCCAGAGCCCAGCCTGGCTCCCTCAGGTGACATCACAGCCTATGACACAAATGGAGGTGTCAGCACAGCCACTCTAATAATGTCAGCCTTTGGCCTGCCCTCCAGTGACATCACTTGAGTCCCTTTCATCCAGCACCTGCAGAAGACTTGGTGAGTCCTAGTCCTCTTCTGTGGGACTTTACCCCCTTACCTTGATCCCTGGGAGTCCGTAAGAAGGCCTTAAAGTCCAGGCAGGAGGTCAGGGACTGGAACTCCTCCACGCATGTCTCATGAGGGTGTGGTGAGCGATCTGgaagagcagggcagggccaggcccaTCAAAGTCCCAGCTTCTCAGCACTGCCCTGGTGAGGGGAAGCACCCAGTCCTTCCTGGGATGATTTCATAAGGCTCAGAGTGAGAGGCTCTTCCGCCCTCCTGTGTTTCTCTCCAACCCTTCCTGTCTGGCATCCCCACTCACTATAGAGGAGGAAGCGCTGGTAACCGTGGCCTGACTCTTTCAGCATGATTCCACCGGGGCATGAGCTAGAGAAGAGCATGGTCCTCATGTCAGGGCGGCCTGTTGGGGGGGGAAGTGTGAGGACAGAGATGCAAAACCAAGCAAGCCCAGGGGACATGGGGAGAGTGAAGGCCGGAGTACACCAACCTTCAGTTCTGAGATCTGTGCTCCCCTCAGTCAAGTGGTAGATCCATTTCCGGGGCACACAGTGTCCATTTTTCCTACAGAAGCGGTGGCAAAGACAAAAGACAGTGACCTCCCAGCCACACAGTACCAGCCTCTATTTATCCCATCTTATTTCTCTCTGAAGTTTCAAACTACCAAGGGATGGTTGGGTAGGCTCATCTCTTTTCAGAGGGAAACTAACAGAATTGTTGAACTTAGTGGGCCAAAAACAGTGGATATCCCAAAGAGCCTAGCTCTTGGTGGGTGGGTGCTCATATTTTGGGCAGAGACTGCACCTCCTGGTGCCCCTGCCTCATCACTCACATGCGGATGGTAGCACGAAGCTGGAGCTGCATGGGGGCAGAGCCTGTAGCCATGCTGAAGACAATGTTGTCTACAGGGTCAAAAGTCACCAACTCCTCCTTGGTGGGAGCTGCCCCTGCGATGAAGTACCACCTGCCCAGGTGTGGCTCTGGGAACTGCAGAGAATGAGGGGATCAGAAGAGGGTGGGTCCCCACCACAGGGCCCATTCAACCTCTTCATCTTTACTCTTAAGACAGCAAGACTTAGAGGAGTGGCGTGGCAGCTGCTTTGTTCTGACTAGGGGTGGGTTATGACATGGAGTCATTaagcaatttttcctttttagccCTCTCAATCAACCTGAGTAACCACCCAGCCCCCAATTCTACCGTGTTTCCACATTGATGGCCacagtactgtttttttttttttttttttccacttgttcTTGCATTCATTATCACGATACTCACAGCCTTTCTCCCTTTCGTTCCCAGCATGGCTTCTGGTCATCCAAGGCCACCCACTCAAGTCCCTCAGAGCTCCCACCATCAGCTTTCCCCATTCTCAGTCCATACCTCTTTCCCATCCACTCCCTGAGTTGTCAGTTGACTGTACTCAGGGCACTGGTAGATGGAGTTAAGGAGAATACCAAAGAGATAGAGCAGAGCTGCCCATACTTGGTGGAACATCTTCAGGTAGCAGGGAGCTGGTGCTCTTCGTGAAGTGGCTGGTGCCTTAActgctctccccccacccccttgttACTTAGTCCACTCTGCTTCCAGCCCCCTTGCCTTGACCCTTGACCCTTTCACCTGCTAATGAGTAACTTCAACCTTGTTTTCCAACCCAATCATAGATTACTTACAGTGTTCAggccttcctccccctcttctaAATGCCATCACTCCATAATACACCCTGGCATGTCCAGAGTCTCTTATGAATTAATGGGAGCTGAGCCCTCCAGGTAGAAGCCTGTGGCCCTTCAACCTGTATCCGAGCTGGATATCTGCTCAGTTGTATAGCACTGAAAAGAGGCAGACTGATTCTTTCATTGATTCACTTAGCAGACTGTTGTGAGGCCCAGCTGTGTGCCAGCTAAGCCCCTAGggacataaaaatgaatgacagtCCCTGGCCTTGAgagcagtaaaaagaaaaatagctgagtaaacaaaacaaatcattGCAGTACACAGCCTGGTAAGTTCTTTAAAACAGGTATGAACCAGGTGCTGGGGCCTAGTGGATGGGAGGCCTTCTTTCTGAAGTAATTGGGGAAACAGTATGTACACCCCTGAGAAAAGTTCACTCAATGTTTATCATTAGAAGAGAATACATGATGTAAGGGTTAGAAGATATTGGTTATTAGGCAGAGTGGGTGCAAACCCTAACTCCACTATGTATTAGATCTTAGATCTTGCAGTTTTATTAAtctcagtgcctttttttttccattttcatttcattgatgacCAAATCGTCAATCTCACAGGATTAAACGAGATTATGCACATAAAGCCCTTGGCAAGGGCCTGCCTGTTGTTAAATCCGAAGGAAGTATTTGCTATAATTAATGTTTGTAAAGGCACTTAGTTTCTGGTGGGCTCCAGGTTCTCAAATAGCAAGAAAATAGTTGTCAAGAAGCAGTCATTTGATAGTGCCAAGGGGGTGGGGCAGTTAATGCAATGAAAGATGGGGCTTCCTAATAGATTATGTATAAACCACAGACTGCCAATTTGTTCTGAGTGGTAGGGTTTGTTATGGGATTGTGATttagttaaaagaaaatttgggtAACGGGTATATGAGGGCTCATTATAACATCTGGGAGTAAtgtttgccatttctttttttttttttttttttaatgtttaccaTTTCTTATAGTAAgaagcaaatatatataaaatacagtagTTTATTGGGGCAGTAAAGTAGACGTGCTTGACCCGGGGGCTGGTAGGCCGGGGTTTGTCGGTTCTGCCTTAGTTTTGCCTAAGTGtactcacctataaaatggatgTAATGACCATCTCCGGTATTGAAAGGCTTTTAAACAGGACAGTACGCAAAGCCCTGAGTATATTCCTGTTACAAACCAAGTGCTCgctaaacaattatttattaggGCTCTTATGAATCAGTACTGGGAATCGAGTAGGAACGACAGGCCCCACAAAGGCCGTGGGCCCggaagggaggcaggcaggcctaCCCGAGGCCGAGGTTGGGGGCTCAGGCGGTGAGCACTGCCCAGTCCGCCGGGGGACCCCGGCCTGCGGAAGCCCTCCGGTGGCCCCTTCAGTGCTCCAGGGCCGGAATCCTGTGTTTCGGCCCAGTCCAACTCCACTCCCTTCCAATTCCCAAACTCGGAGGCGCCCTTTCTGAGGAGACTCCTGTGAAGCAGTGAATCCGTAGTTGCTCCACAACATGGCGTGTCCACCGGCCGCACGCTGCCACCGAGGAACATGGCGCCCGCGTCCAGCCAAACGCCCACCACGCAGCGCCGAGGTCGGCCGCAACCACGCGGCGGCACGCCCCGGCTGCTCGCGAACCACCTCCAACTGCCTAGAGAAAGGAGGACTTCCGGAGGCGCCGAAGACAGAATTTTAGGAGGCCAGCGCAGTGCCGCCTCAAATTCTCGGCCGGCCAAGACTTTAACAGAGATTCACGAGGCATAATCCCCAGTCGCCAAACCGCTAGAGGCACACAACTGTCCCAAGCCTCTTGAAACATAGTCTCTCACCTGGTAATTATTTTCAGGCATTTAAAGTAGCCACCTCAACCACCTACAGCTCAAGCCCGTACACAGACAAGAACAGCGTTAGCGGGGGGTTGGGCGGTGCCTAAAGGTGTACGCATGCGTAGTGCGACGCGCGCAGGCGCAGTACGGCCCCCCGGGCGACGGTGGCGGTGGCTCCTCGGGGTGTTCGGCTCCCTCCCATCCAGGCCGGCCCCGGCCCGTCTGGCCCCAAGGAACTCACTGTTTGGGGCCGCGAACTTCCTCATCGTTCCCAACAAAAGTAAAACTTCGGGACCTGGGGGGAGCCGGAAGTACCGCCTTGCGATCCCCAAATACTATCGGGGAAACGGAAGTGACCATCGGTGGCAAGTTGGGGGAGACCGGAAGTGACGGTACCGTGGGGAAGTCGGGGGCGGAGCCCGGGGTGGTGGTGTGGGTTGCGGTGGggtttgtgcgtgtgtgtggtgtgtgttgATTGCGCCGCTCTCCTGGAGCATCGAGGGAAGGCGGAAGAGGGGGGCAGTCAGCTAGCCAATCTGGCCCCCCGTGCGTGTCCGTCATTTCGGGTCTGTCGTGATTTAGGCGGGTTCGGTGGGCGTGGCGTGGCGCGCGTGCGCGAAACCACTGTCTCCGCAAAATCTGGCGcgactcccccctccccccgctcgcGTGTGCTCCCGGGGGTTTGCCGACCTTTGGGGCCTTTGTCGTATCGCGACTGGTGATGACACGAGTCTCCTGCTTCCTACTTTGCCGGCTTCCCAGCCTGACTGGCCCTCCCTTACTGTGATTGGCATTGCGgagcccctcccacctgcccgTCCTCCAGCTCCCTGTGCCGTCGATCTCCTGCCCTTTGTGTTTCTCTCCTGGTGCCTCGGAATCAGAAGGGGAATGGGGGCGGGTGTGAGTGTGTAGGCTCGTGCGGGAAAAACTCTTCAGATATTAGGGCGGAGACTCAAGCCGGTGAGGCTTCCGGGTATATAAAATCAGCTCTGGGCGACAGGAGGCTTCCCTCCCTCTATTCTTTAGAGATCTATCTGCGATGGAGCCCACTGATAGTACCAGTACCACTTCCAGTATGGAGGAGCCTGACAGCCTGGAGGTGCTGGTGAAGACCTTGGACTCTCAGACTCGGACATTTATTGTGGGggcccaggtgagaccccagTACTTTTGGAAGACACCCATTAACTCTTTCTGTTGTAGGTCTGTTATCCTGAGAGAACCGAATTTCTTTGGTCCTTAAATCTTACTTCATTGGTTCCTTTGTTCACGTTCTAGATAGGACGTTTTCTGGTGTTTGTTGTTGAGGGAGAAGGTATGGATTCTGTCGAATGAGGCAGATTTTGTTCTGCCTTTTCCCACCTTGAAAGAATTCAGTGCAGAGGAAAATACGGAGGGAGAAATACGTATGCCAGCATCATGAGTGAACCCCAGCCCAAGAGGACAGACATGGCTCCTGcctttgggaagggaaacagaacagAGATCCAAAACTCAAGTCTTAAAAATTGGTCAGGTCtgttttatgtccttttttttttttaatttttatttatgtatgatagtcacacagagagagagagagagaggcagagacataggcagagggagaagcaggctccatgcaccgggagcccgacgtgggattcgatcccgggtctccaggatcgcgccctgggccaaaggcaggcgccaaaccgctgcgccacccagggatccctgttttatgtCTTTAAAGGCTAGAAGTCAGAGCCTATAATGCAGGTAGAACTCTAACACACTGCTGAGCGGAATCACTAGTGTGTGTGGCATAATTTGAATCTTTTGTTTTTAGCGCCACAGACATGGCTGTTATGCCATTAATTCCTGTGATATTTTGAGACAAAATCATGAGGGGTTGTTCCgtatcttttaaaacatatagaaaaaatCATATAGGTCCTTGTGATTAGATGTATGTAAACTGGTGCTTCCCAAGAATCACTACTACAGTTAGGAAAGtgtttgctcttttctttctgctctgttGAACCTTCCTTTCTTGATTTTCTACTCCCGCTTCCTTATCATTGCATTTGTCTTTGAGATTGCAGAGTTGTAGCATTTTGTGTTTGGGGAGGGGTCATTGGTATCTGTAGACACATTCTTTTGGGAGCGGGGAGAGAAGGATATGTCACTCAGTATTTCTGTTTCTCAGCCACATATTTTTCTCTGGGCACATAATCTGAACTTTGTTAATGTTTATTGTCTTTTTTGACAGGTGTTAAAATGTCTTAGTTTGGGGCTTTGCATAATAATTACCTCACAGTCAAGACAAATGGGTAGCGGTTTTATGGTTGAGTGGTTTTTACCCCTCACTCCCAAAAGTCACTTGTTCCCCTTCCGTACTTCTCTCCTCCAATCGCTGCtagttttttgtctctttttccttgtaGATGAATGTAAAGGAGTTTAAAGAGCACATTGCTGCCTCTGTTAGTATTCCCTCTGAGAAACAACGGCTCATTTATCAGGGACGAGTTCTGCAGGATGATAAGAAGCTCCAGGAATACAGTAAGAGTTTGGGGGAGGCAGTTCAGAGGTTGTTGAGGCAGCTGTCTAGAGAGATGAATTGAGGCATTGGGCTTACCTGATTATATAAtgctttggtgtgtgtgtgtgtgtgtgtgtttttcctgCAGATGTTGGGGGAAAGGTTATTCACCTGGTGGAACGGGCTCCTCCTCAGACTCCGCTCCCTTCTGGGGCATCTTCTGGGATAGGATCTGCCTCAGCCACCCATGGTGGAGGACCCCCGCCTGGTACTCGGGGGCCTGGGGCCTCTGTTCATGACCGGAATGCCAACAGCTATGTCATGGTTGGAACCTTTAACCTTCCTGTAAGCTTGTGTTCCACATAGTACAGTTTTTGTGGGGAGGGGTGGTTTGGTTGTGGTAATAGCAGAGAGCTCATAAGAAAGGTGTCTTGGTCTTTAGATTGGGTTTCCAGGGTCCTGCGGTCTGATACGGCCTCAGTCTTTGAGAAAAAGGGTGGGGCTCCAGAGAATGAGTTGGAGGTGTGGGGGCCTTAGTATTTGGCTTCTCCCAGAGCAACTTCCCTTACCCTTTTCCCAGAGTGACGGCTCTGCTGTGGATGTTCACATCAACATGGAACAGGCCCCGATTCAGGTATCACGGGCCTGGGAGGGTCAGGGAAGGGGATCTGGGAGAAGGAGGCCATGAGATGGGATGGACCTGGTGAGGAGCCCACTCGGCCCTGGTTCAGTGGGTGGTAGAGTGCATGGCTTCATCTCAGACGTACCCTGATTGTACTTCTTTTACCGTAGAGTGAGCCCCGAGTACGGCTGGTGATGGCTCAACACATGATCAGGGATATACAAACCTTACTATCCCGGATGGAGGTCAGTGGGCAAGGCTGGCTAGGGTCTGTCcgtttcttcattctttcttaatgGTTTTGTGTCCACCTGGTGGCGAAGGCATGACTGGCCATATCAGCTGGATTCTTCCTGCCTAATCTGGTCTCTTCTCTTCAGTCTTCACTCTTTGGGGTGAAAAAGTATCTTTGTTGGGCTATCTTGTTCCTGCCAATCCTCTGGGTGCCTGGTATCTG
The Canis aureus isolate CA01 chromosome 7, VMU_Caureus_v.1.0, whole genome shotgun sequence genome window above contains:
- the APOM gene encoding apolipoprotein M isoform X1 — translated: MFLGGSVRPVDTPCCGATTDSLLHRSLLRKGASEFGNWKGVELDWAETQDSGPGALKGPPEGFRRPGSPGGLGSAHRLSPQPRPRFPEPHLGRWYFIAGAAPTKEELVTFDPVDNIVFSMATGSAPMQLQLRATIRMKNGHCVPRKWIYHLTEGSTDLRTEGRPDMRTMLFSSSCPGGIMLKESGHGYQRFLLYNRSPHPHETCVEEFQSLTSCLDFKAFLRTPRDQEACELSSN
- the APOM gene encoding apolipoprotein M isoform X3; this encodes MATGSAPMQLQLRATIRMKNGHCVPRKWIYHLTEGSTDLRTEGRPDMRTMLFSSSCPGGIMLKESGHGYQRFLLYNRSPHPHETCVEEFQSLTSCLDFKAFLRTPRDQEACELSSN
- the APOM gene encoding apolipoprotein M isoform X2, whose amino-acid sequence is MFHQVWAALLYLFGILLNSIYQCPEYSQLTTQGVDGKEFPEPHLGRWYFIAGAAPTKEELVTFDPVDNIVFSMATGSAPMQLQLRATIRMKNGHCVPRKWIYHLTEGSTDLRTEGRPDMRTMLFSSSCPGGIMLKESGHGYQRFLLYNRSPHPHETCVEEFQSLTSCLDFKAFLRTPRDQEACELSSN